A portion of the Deinococcus peraridilitoris DSM 19664 genome contains these proteins:
- the ftsH gene encoding ATP-dependent zinc metalloprotease FtsH, whose product MKQGNWVWWLLAAVIAVIVVVSVAAPRPKDDVISLSNFTEALNAGRIQSVRISFDAATAELQGSYTDGRRFVTRTITTDPLINLETLSKQVGPEGSVSIEPVSRFSWISIISTLLTVALIGVLILYLLRSNRGNGGGDAAGNFGKSRAHLMAEGSIKLNFTDVAGCDEAKADLQEVVEFLKSPERFHQLGARIPHGILLVGPPGSGKTLLAKAVAGEARVPYFSISGSDFVEMFVGVGAARVRDLFEQAKKAAPCIVFIDEIDAVGRKRGMNFNGGNDEREQTLNQLLVEMDGFESKHDIIILAATNRPDVLDAALLRPGRFDRQVVVDAPDVRGREYILKIHARKKPLDPSVNLALVAKRTVGMVGADLENLLNEAALLAARAGRRRIIMRDLDDARDRVLMGPERRSLVIPEKDKRVTAYHEVGHALVAQLLPHADRVHKLTVVPRGRAAGMAMYTPEDRMHYTGNVLSEMICVALAGQAAEEIALGQITTGAQNDFQKATSIARKMVTEWGMSEVLGKVAHAQEQENFLGGGTAQGLYSETTAQVIDAEVKRILDAEYERAKGLLEENLHHIHRIVEVLLTRETLSGEEFTTVLAGGTLPEVAPEHEEAESGRDGPSPLGALQPGKA is encoded by the coding sequence ATGAAGCAGGGGAACTGGGTCTGGTGGCTGCTGGCCGCAGTCATCGCCGTGATCGTCGTCGTCAGTGTGGCCGCTCCACGGCCCAAGGACGACGTCATCAGCTTGAGCAACTTCACCGAGGCCCTGAACGCGGGCCGTATTCAAAGTGTCCGGATTTCTTTTGATGCCGCCACCGCCGAACTGCAGGGCAGCTACACCGACGGGAGACGCTTTGTCACCCGGACCATCACCACTGATCCCCTGATCAATCTGGAAACCCTCAGCAAGCAGGTGGGGCCCGAGGGCAGCGTCAGTATCGAGCCGGTCAGCCGCTTCAGCTGGATCTCCATTATTTCCACGCTGCTCACCGTTGCCCTGATCGGTGTGCTGATTCTTTATCTGCTGCGCAGCAACCGGGGCAACGGTGGAGGAGACGCCGCCGGCAACTTCGGCAAGAGCCGGGCCCACCTGATGGCCGAAGGTTCCATCAAGCTCAACTTTACCGACGTGGCGGGATGTGATGAAGCGAAAGCGGACCTGCAGGAAGTGGTGGAGTTCCTCAAGTCGCCCGAACGCTTCCACCAGCTGGGGGCCCGCATTCCCCACGGCATCCTGCTCGTGGGCCCTCCCGGCAGCGGCAAGACCTTGCTGGCCAAAGCCGTCGCCGGAGAAGCCCGGGTGCCCTACTTCTCGATCAGCGGCAGTGACTTCGTCGAGATGTTCGTCGGTGTCGGCGCCGCCCGCGTGCGCGATCTGTTCGAGCAAGCCAAGAAAGCCGCGCCCTGCATCGTGTTCATCGACGAGATCGATGCGGTGGGACGCAAACGTGGCATGAACTTCAACGGCGGCAACGACGAACGCGAACAGACCCTCAACCAGCTGCTGGTGGAAATGGACGGCTTCGAAAGCAAGCACGACATCATCATCCTGGCCGCCACCAACCGACCGGACGTGCTGGACGCGGCGTTGCTGAGGCCCGGCCGCTTCGACCGGCAGGTGGTGGTGGACGCCCCGGACGTGCGCGGCCGCGAGTACATCCTCAAGATTCATGCCCGCAAAAAACCCCTCGATCCCAGCGTCAACCTCGCGCTGGTGGCCAAGCGGACCGTGGGCATGGTGGGGGCGGACCTGGAGAATCTGCTCAACGAAGCCGCTTTGCTGGCGGCACGTGCCGGCCGGCGGCGCATCATCATGCGCGACCTCGACGACGCCCGTGACCGGGTGCTGATGGGCCCCGAGCGGCGCTCACTGGTCATTCCCGAAAAAGACAAACGCGTCACTGCCTACCACGAGGTGGGGCATGCGCTGGTGGCGCAGCTGCTGCCGCACGCCGACCGGGTTCACAAGCTCACCGTCGTGCCGCGTGGGCGCGCGGCCGGGATGGCCATGTACACCCCGGAAGACCGCATGCACTACACCGGCAACGTGCTGAGCGAAATGATCTGCGTCGCACTGGCCGGACAGGCCGCCGAGGAAATCGCCTTGGGACAGATCACCACGGGTGCCCAGAACGACTTTCAGAAAGCCACCAGCATCGCCCGCAAGATGGTCACCGAATGGGGCATGAGCGAGGTGCTGGGCAAGGTGGCCCACGCCCAGGAGCAGGAAAATTTTCTGGGCGGTGGAACCGCGCAGGGCCTGTACAGCGAAACGACCGCCCAGGTCATCGACGCCGAGGTCAAGCGCATTCTCGATGCCGAATACGAGCGCGCCAAAGGACTCCTGGAAGAGAACCTGCACCATATCCACCGGATTGTGGAAGTGCTGCTGACGCGCGAAACTCTGAGCGGCGAGGAATTCACTACTGTGCTTGCAGGTGGCACGCTGCCCGAAGTTGCCCCGGAGCATGAAGAAGCGGAATCCGGACGCGACGGACCGTCGCCGCTTGGTGCGTTGCAGCCCGGCAAGGCCTGA